A single window of Acetohalobium arabaticum DSM 5501 DNA harbors:
- a CDS encoding ATP-binding protein — MKKRPIIKINEEECNGCGNCVVDCEEGALKIVDGKAKLVNEVFCDGLGDCIGNCPTGALTIEKRAAKEFDPEATEEHVKKMKESSCSCPGSKIKVMNKETEENQDNEVTVKSQLQNWPIQIHLLPSEAPYFENANLLVTADCVPAAYGDYHQQLLKDKIAVMGCPKLDNASSYVNKLSAIIANNNLNSITIARMEVPCCSGLVKIVKEALVEAESNLNIEVVTIGVNGELNK; from the coding sequence ATGAAAAAAAGACCGATTATCAAAATCAATGAAGAAGAATGTAATGGTTGTGGTAACTGTGTTGTTGACTGTGAAGAAGGAGCTTTGAAGATTGTTGATGGTAAAGCAAAATTGGTTAATGAAGTATTCTGTGATGGCTTAGGGGACTGTATTGGAAATTGTCCTACTGGAGCTTTAACAATAGAAAAAAGAGCAGCTAAGGAATTTGATCCTGAAGCAACTGAGGAGCATGTCAAAAAAATGAAAGAATCTAGCTGTAGTTGTCCTGGAAGTAAAATAAAAGTTATGAATAAGGAAACAGAAGAAAACCAAGATAATGAAGTAACAGTTAAGTCTCAATTACAGAACTGGCCCATTCAGATTCATTTATTGCCGTCTGAAGCACCTTATTTTGAAAATGCTAATTTATTAGTAACAGCAGACTGTGTTCCAGCAGCTTATGGTGATTATCACCAACAATTATTAAAAGATAAAATAGCAGTAATGGGATGTCCTAAACTTGATAATGCTTCTAGTTATGTCAATAAGTTATCAGCAATTATTGCAAATAATAACCTAAATAGTATTACTATAGCCCGCATGGAGGTTCCCTGTTGTAGCGGATTAGTTAAAATAGTAAAAGAAGCACTGGTTGAAGCAGAAAGTAATTTGAATATAGAAGTAGTAACAATTGGAGTTAATGGTGAACTAAATAAATAA
- a CDS encoding thiamine diphosphokinase, whose amino-acid sequence MKRVILFANGELKGRDKFYQDYINNDDFIVCADGGTEYTYRLGIEPNLILGDLDSISSQILKYYRNQNVEWQQYPARKNKTDTQLVIEELIKKGYKKIIIFAALGGRFDHSLGNLYLLEGLHQSDITIKLVSSEEIIEVIKDNKIIKNKINRTISLLPLTKKVTNIHLSGFEYELDGTTFYRGNTLGLSNIIRDKKASIKFDTGTLLIIINKNNKE is encoded by the coding sequence ATGAAGCGAGTTATTTTATTTGCTAATGGCGAATTAAAAGGACGGGATAAGTTTTATCAAGATTACATTAATAATGATGATTTTATTGTTTGTGCTGATGGAGGAACAGAGTATACATATCGATTAGGAATTGAACCTAACTTAATTTTAGGAGATTTGGATTCGATTTCTTCACAAATACTTAAATATTACCGTAATCAAAATGTAGAATGGCAGCAGTATCCTGCTAGAAAGAATAAGACTGATACTCAGCTTGTTATAGAAGAATTAATTAAAAAGGGATATAAGAAGATAATTATTTTTGCAGCCTTAGGTGGAAGATTTGATCATTCTTTAGGTAATCTTTATTTATTGGAGGGATTGCATCAATCAGATATTACTATAAAATTAGTAAGTTCAGAAGAAATAATTGAAGTAATAAAGGATAATAAGATTATCAAAAACAAGATTAACCGAACTATTTCTTTATTACCATTGACTAAAAAGGTAACTAATATTCATCTTTCAGGTTTTGAATATGAATTAGATGGTACAACATTTTATCGAGGAAATACCTTAGGACTAAGTAATATTATTCGTGATAAGAAAGCTTCGATTAAATTTGATACCGGTACTTTACTCATTATTATCAATAAAAATAATAAAGAATAA
- the thiT gene encoding energy-coupled thiamine transporter ThiT: MNDQKVRRLTELGIALALATILNFVRIYQLPQGGSVSLEMIPIFFIALRWGLKEGITLGGMYGILQLILGAKIFYPLQAILDYPVAFGSLGLAGIIHNWIDKNNLKENGILIFSSVILAGGFRLLIHIISGVIFFGEYTPKGQNVWLYSLGYNASYMLPEILITIIVMIFLVKSSSSFIATK; the protein is encoded by the coding sequence ATGAATGATCAAAAAGTAAGAAGATTAACTGAATTAGGAATTGCATTGGCTTTAGCTACAATCCTAAATTTTGTCCGTATTTATCAATTACCTCAAGGTGGTTCTGTTTCATTAGAGATGATTCCTATCTTTTTTATTGCTCTGCGTTGGGGGTTAAAAGAAGGGATTACATTAGGAGGTATGTATGGAATTCTCCAGTTGATATTGGGAGCTAAAATATTTTATCCCTTACAGGCCATTTTGGATTATCCAGTAGCTTTTGGTAGTTTAGGATTAGCAGGAATAATTCATAACTGGATCGATAAGAATAACTTAAAAGAAAATGGAATATTGATCTTTAGTAGTGTTATATTAGCCGGGGGATTTCGGCTTTTGATACATATTATCTCTGGAGTTATCTTTTTTGGAGAGTATACTCCAAAAGGACAGAATGTCTGGCTATATTCTTTAGGTTATAATGCTAGTTATATGCTGCCAGAAATTTTAATTACAATTATTGTTATGATCTTTTTGGTTAAATCATCATCAAGCTTTATTGCTACTAAATAA
- a CDS encoding ABC transporter substrate-binding protein, which translates to MLKKFFSDVNWLLLVGMVLLIIITTGALTFYFNYEGQKGFKIDPKVQLDSKKEYEITYWDYPLFIGQEKEYENFLKEAISEFNDMYPNIKVNYKLLSFIEGRDKLKNSLEAGNPPDIYHGIFGNKLMNKKLQIPVNIFFKQKEESERDKYNKVGLKAFTYNQQVWGLPNWIKPQVWAGNQKLFSKTNSTVDQIEKNGWTWGEFQQIASEIADLDKNTSIIFNPYNPKLFYQLLSANGKDRLVTSKGNLAFTSDDLKQAFEFLDDLRSNEVFPREPEEMNKKMLPNFWQQKAGVIAPVNIWLLNNFYQKNKEESDVKLTLLPLPTKNLEAKKVPVDVAGLLLFRQQEYKGDDHTKAAYKFAKFLNQQKNLFIAKKLKILPAYLPLESLWREEVKLRVRLKEQLLSYNKRGVVESPSGFDKAKCENKIQNVINKNYEDFWLEGVSILTVIDRIMNKSKKIANNNN; encoded by the coding sequence GTGTTGAAGAAATTCTTTTCTGATGTAAATTGGCTGCTATTGGTTGGAATGGTACTGTTGATAATAATTACAACTGGAGCTTTAACTTTTTATTTTAATTATGAAGGACAGAAAGGTTTTAAGATTGATCCTAAAGTACAGTTAGATTCTAAAAAAGAGTATGAAATTACTTACTGGGATTATCCTCTTTTTATTGGCCAAGAAAAAGAATATGAAAACTTTTTAAAAGAGGCAATTAGTGAATTTAATGATATGTATCCAAATATCAAAGTAAATTATAAGCTATTATCTTTTATTGAAGGACGAGATAAACTAAAGAATAGTCTGGAAGCGGGAAATCCTCCTGATATCTACCACGGTATTTTTGGTAATAAATTAATGAATAAAAAGTTGCAGATTCCTGTTAATATCTTTTTTAAGCAGAAAGAAGAATCGGAAAGAGATAAGTACAACAAAGTAGGGCTTAAGGCCTTTACGTATAATCAGCAGGTCTGGGGGCTGCCCAACTGGATTAAACCGCAGGTCTGGGCTGGGAATCAAAAACTATTTAGTAAGACAAATTCAACAGTAGATCAGATAGAAAAGAATGGTTGGACATGGGGAGAGTTCCAACAAATAGCATCAGAAATTGCAGATTTGGATAAGAATACTTCAATTATTTTTAATCCCTATAACCCTAAGTTATTTTATCAATTATTAAGTGCTAACGGAAAAGATAGATTAGTAACTTCGAAAGGAAACTTAGCCTTTACTAGTGATGACTTAAAACAGGCTTTTGAGTTCTTAGATGATCTACGCAGTAATGAGGTTTTTCCTAGAGAACCAGAGGAAATGAATAAAAAAATGTTACCTAACTTCTGGCAGCAGAAAGCAGGCGTTATTGCTCCGGTTAATATATGGCTGTTGAATAACTTCTATCAAAAGAATAAAGAAGAATCAGATGTTAAATTAACTTTACTGCCCTTACCTACAAAGAATCTTGAAGCGAAGAAAGTACCTGTAGATGTGGCTGGTTTACTTCTCTTTAGACAGCAGGAGTATAAAGGGGATGATCATACTAAAGCGGCTTATAAGTTTGCTAAGTTTCTTAATCAGCAGAAGAATTTATTTATAGCTAAGAAGTTAAAGATATTGCCAGCTTATCTACCTTTAGAATCTCTGTGGAGAGAAGAAGTAAAGTTAAGGGTTCGATTAAAAGAGCAGTTATTAAGCTATAACAAGCGCGGAGTTGTAGAAAGTCCCAGTGGTTTTGATAAAGCTAAATGCGAAAATAAAATACAAAATGTAATTAATAAGAATTATGAAGATTTTTGGTTAGAAGGAGTTTCTATTTTAACAGTGATAGACAGGATTATGAATAAAAGTAAGAAAATTGCAAACAATAATAACTAA
- a CDS encoding L,D-transpeptidase family protein, with product MSLKKISILLIVMLFIFSSSVLAEDAETSCSCQEYRQLKLTESRMEGNDIWELQRELKKLGFYDQQLNSTYNWSTYLAVKEFQKANDLPTTGVVNESIWQQIAHKLKKGEKITEASSDDLEAPEGEVFLLIDTYKKKMTVYSDGEPYHEFPVAVGKPSTKSPIGEWAIIAKDAHWGGGFGVRWMRLNVPWGIFGIHGTNKPGSIGTAASHGCIRMYNRHVKILYSWVDIGTRVKIIGKRDPIKITHNLRPGQTGKDVLLFQEKLREYGFDPGYTDGRFGDSTEKAIKEFKYIYGLQDDLTADQNTFYILNLK from the coding sequence TTGAGCTTAAAGAAAATAAGTATACTTTTGATAGTAATGCTTTTTATCTTTTCATCATCAGTTTTAGCTGAAGATGCAGAAACTTCCTGTAGTTGTCAAGAGTACCGTCAGTTAAAATTAACTGAATCCCGAATGGAAGGCAATGATATTTGGGAATTACAGAGAGAGCTAAAGAAGTTAGGATTCTATGATCAGCAGTTAAATTCAACTTATAATTGGAGTACATATTTGGCAGTAAAAGAGTTTCAGAAAGCAAATGATCTTCCAACTACAGGGGTGGTAAACGAATCGATCTGGCAGCAGATAGCCCATAAGCTTAAAAAAGGGGAGAAGATAACTGAAGCCTCCAGTGATGATTTAGAAGCTCCTGAAGGTGAGGTCTTTCTTCTAATTGATACTTATAAAAAGAAGATGACAGTTTATTCTGACGGCGAACCTTATCATGAATTTCCAGTAGCAGTAGGAAAACCTTCAACTAAATCACCTATTGGTGAATGGGCAATAATTGCCAAAGATGCCCACTGGGGCGGCGGTTTTGGAGTTCGCTGGATGAGGCTGAATGTGCCCTGGGGTATCTTTGGTATTCATGGTACCAACAAGCCGGGATCTATCGGTACGGCTGCCAGCCACGGCTGTATTAGAATGTACAACCGTCATGTAAAGATACTCTACTCCTGGGTGGATATTGGTACTAGAGTCAAGATTATCGGTAAACGGGATCCAATCAAGATTACTCATAATCTTCGTCCGGGCCAGACTGGAAAGGATGTTCTGTTATTCCAGGAGAAGCTTAGAGAGTATGGATTTGATCCAGGCTATACTGATGGAAGATTTGGCGATAGTACAGAAAAAGCTATAAAAGAGTTTAAGTATATCTACGGTTTACAGGATGATCTAACAGCCGATCAAAATACTTTTTACATCTTAAATCTCAAGTAA
- a CDS encoding LptF/LptG family permease, giving the protein MIPIKLIDKYILKEVTILFLIGLIIISIIMLSSFLFELTDLIIIRKVALSSVLKLLIYKLPTIIVRAIPMSVLFATIIGLGRLSKDNEITALRMGSISIYRLILPLIILGLIISGGNYLLNEKVVPFSNKRFQVIMNETVLKSRMPEIKENIFFKGTRNKLFYIGKYNESQSTVKDIVIYELDSKQDYPNIIMANKGRVYKDNKWELNEGYIYKYNNDGNLINKDKFKDITVGFKANINRFADQQSPSEMSIKELKEEIEFLKKIGADPNSLLVEYHLKFAMPFSALIFILVGSILSIKGKNSKGVNILFTIIIIFFYYLLLSLSRSLGRNEVFSPLVAAWLTNFIFIILGAILFYIDNPFRKFKQKIKRVL; this is encoded by the coding sequence ATGATACCTATTAAATTAATTGATAAATACATACTGAAAGAGGTAACTATACTATTTTTAATTGGATTAATTATTATTTCAATTATAATGTTAAGTTCCTTTTTATTTGAACTAACTGATTTAATTATTATCAGAAAAGTAGCATTAAGTTCGGTATTAAAATTACTTATTTATAAGTTACCTACTATTATTGTAAGAGCAATTCCTATGTCAGTTTTATTTGCTACTATTATAGGCTTAGGTCGGTTAAGTAAGGATAATGAAATTACGGCTTTACGGATGGGGTCAATCAGTATTTATAGATTAATACTCCCTTTAATAATTTTAGGATTAATAATCAGTGGAGGAAATTACCTATTAAATGAAAAAGTGGTTCCCTTTTCAAATAAAAGATTCCAGGTTATTATGAATGAAACTGTTTTAAAGTCCCGGATGCCTGAAATCAAAGAAAATATCTTCTTTAAGGGTACTAGAAATAAACTTTTCTATATAGGAAAATATAATGAAAGTCAATCTACTGTAAAGGATATTGTTATTTATGAACTTGATAGTAAACAGGATTATCCTAATATTATTATGGCTAATAAAGGGAGAGTCTATAAGGATAATAAATGGGAATTAAATGAGGGATATATTTATAAATATAATAATGATGGTAATCTAATAAATAAAGATAAATTTAAAGATATAACTGTTGGATTTAAAGCAAATATTAATAGATTTGCTGACCAGCAGTCTCCATCGGAAATGAGTATAAAGGAATTAAAAGAAGAGATAGAGTTTTTAAAGAAGATTGGAGCAGATCCGAATTCGTTATTAGTAGAATACCATTTGAAGTTTGCTATGCCGTTTTCAGCGCTAATTTTTATTTTAGTAGGTTCGATTTTAAGCATCAAAGGTAAAAATAGCAAAGGAGTTAATATTCTGTTTACTATTATAATTATCTTTTTTTACTATCTCTTATTATCATTAAGCCGTTCTCTAGGACGTAATGAAGTCTTTTCTCCGTTAGTAGCTGCCTGGTTAACTAACTTTATCTTTATCATACTTGGAGCTATTCTATTTTACATTGATAATCCCTTTAGAAAGTTTAAACAGAAAATAAAAAGAGTTCTTTGA